GGCCTGCCGGTCGCGGACGGCATCGAGGCGGAGATCGTAGAATCCGAGGTCGGCGGGCAGTTTCGGCTGATCATGTCCGTTGTAAACCGGTTGCGCCGCCGCGACATTGGTCCATTCGGTGAATCCGGCACCCCACCATCGGTCGTTTTCCTCGGTGGGATGGAACTGCGGTAGGTAGAACGGCACGACGCGAACCGCAGGGATCGGTACCGCGCCCCGACGGTAATCCGATGCGTCTGCTACCCCGGAGTCGGGAAGTTCGGCCACGGTCAGCAATCTGCACCCCGACTCGGTCGTCAGAAGTCCGATCACCCGATCCAGGGCGTGCGCGGTCGAATCTCGGTCACTCGCGAAATCGTGCGCCGACATCCCGAGTGCCCGCAGACCCTGCAGGAGAAACGCGCGGATCCAATAGGTTCCACCGACTGCGAAGGTGAGCCGCCGCTCGTCGAACTCCAGCTCGAGTCGGCGGGTCAGCTGTCGGGCGGTCTCGAGATGCGTCCCCCAGTCGTCTCCGATGCAACCCCGGGGCCCGATGACGCCGACCGATCGATCGTCCGCGAAGGCGGCAAGAATTCGGGCGGCGGTGTACGTGTCGGCTACTTCGCGCAACGAGTCCGCATTCGCCGGAGACACCTTGAGCACCGTGTCGTATCGATCGAGCAGGCCGGCGTTGATCACCTGCAGCATCGGCCAGATGTCGTGACCCCGGCAGTCGACGTCGAGTACCACTGCATCACAAAGACGTTCGATGCCGGTGCGGTCGATCTCCACGGGCAGCCCGGTGGCGTTGGTCACGATCAGATCGAACGCGACCGGTATCGACTCGATGCCGTGCAGCACCGGCTGCACCGCGTCTGCGGGTGCCAGATGGACGAGGACGCACAAGCGGACGGTCTCGGCGTCCGACAGCCGCGGTCGTGCGCGCCAGGAAGTCGGGAAGTCTGCCGCCGCACGTCCCGACCCACGGGCCACCCAGTCGTCGAAGGATGCCCGTGACCGGGTCCGGCTTCCCCCGAGATCGGAGGTGATCCGGCGCCGCAGAGATACCAGGGCCGCGCGACCGCGCGAAACGCGGCGTCCCACGACACCGTGTGCCGGTCGTCTCATCGAGCGGGCCGAGGCCGAAGATACGCCGACAGGATCCGTGGCCACGACAGATTCAGCCGCACATCAGGATCCGGGGTCGCCGCGCGCAGCGTGACCGCCAGATCCCGCATCTTTCGCGCCGCCGCACGCGGTCGACGTACCCGGCCGAGGGTCCATCGGACTACTTTTCGCTCCGCCGAGTCGGCGATTCCCACCGCCTGCGCGGAATGCACCCGGTACCTGATCACCGGGCGATCATCGAAGTCGGCCTCGTCACGTGCGACGCCGACGAGCGAAAACCACCGGTCGTGCAGCCACCCGGCCGGGACCGGCAAAGCCGTCCGGAGCAGCCTTCGGTCGAGCATCATCGTCGCGCCGGTGGCCATCGGTGAGCGGAGAATCGCACGCAACCGACTGTCCGGTCCCATGTCGGTCCACCCTGCCGGAACCGGGAACTCGTCACGGAGCGTGCGGCCGATCGTCAGTCCGTCGGGCCCGATGAGGGCTCCGTTCGCTGCCGTCAGGCGGGCGCCCGTTGCCCGGAGCCGCTCTCGCTGGTATTCGAGTCTGTCCGGCTCCCAGATGTCGTCCTGGTCCGATAGGGCAATGAATCGGTACCCTGCGGCCGCGACCATTCCTTGCACGTAATTGGTGGCGATTCTGGTGTACAGATCAGGCGATCGCGGTCGGCCGGCGGACAGAACCACCAGGGATGTTCGGCCGTCCCGAGCGATCAGCTTTTCGACCAGCTCGACCGAGCCATCGGTCGAGCCGTCGTCGACAAGAAAAAATCTCGCCGGCGGCAGGGTCTGCCGGAGAATGGATCGGACCTGCTCCTCGAGGTAGCGAACGCCGTTGTGCACCACAAGCACCACCGCAACCTCGCCGACGGTGTCCGCCGCGCTGTCGTCGACGTACGCGCGCGCCGAACGCTCGGCTCGGAGCGCGCGCCCGGCGAAGTCCCGGCAGCCGAGCAGGATCGCTCGGAGATTGTCGGCCCGGTGATCCTCGATGGTCACCGAGATGACCGACGACACGAGGAATCGTCGTACTGCGGTCATCAACCATCGAGGTTCGTGCCCGCCGTGTCGCCGGAACATCTCGAGCCGATTCCTCGTCATCGTGTATCTGCGTGACGCCGAATGACCCGTTACGGCGATGCGCCGGCCGAGCAGTTCGATCGAGTTTCCGCTGCCGACCGGATGGGTGATCTCCAGCGCGGTGTCCGCGTAGACGCGGAAACCGGCCCGTCGGAAGCGTAAACACATGTCCGTGTCCACCGAGTCGATCACCAACGACTCGTCGGCCGTTCCGGCACACAACAGGCCCAGGCTGTTGAAAACCGCGCCGGACTGAATAATCTCGGCGGTCTCCACCAGCCCACTCGTTGCCCGGGTGTAGCGAGTTCCATTCAATATCCCCGGTCCGACGACTCCCCATTCCCCGGGAACGGTACTTTCCAGTAGTGCAACGTTGGTGTCCAGTGCACTGAACAACGACCGGTCCACGATTGCATCCTGGTCCAGGGTGAGAATGAAGCGACAGCCGTTCGCGAGGGCCGCGTCGAATCCCCGGTTGAGGCTGTTCGCAATCCCGCTGTTGCGTTTCTTCAGCGTCAGCTCAATATTTCCGAAAGCCCTGAGCGGCGCGTAGCAGGCAATATGCGATACATCGCTTCCATCGTCGATCACGTACACGTTTCGAACGATTCGGGAAACGACGATGATGCGCGCAGTGACATCCGGCGACGGGTTGTAGCACGCGAATATCGCCGCATCGATCCGGGCGGTCAATACGCCCCCTCGCCCGCCAGGACCGCGCGGACGGTCTTGACCACGATCAGCAGGTCGCCGATGGTCGACCAGTTGTCCACATACGACAGGTCGAGGCGCACGGTCTCTTCCCAGGACAGGTCCGAGCGGCCACCGATCTGCCACAGCCCGGTCATGCCCGGTTTGACCAGCAGCCGGCGGTGCACCTCACCCTCGTAGTCGGCAACCTCACTCGGTAGCGGCGGGCGCGGCCCCACCACGCTCATCTCCCCTTTCACCACGTTGACGAACTGCGGTAGCTCGTCCAGGCTGTAGCGCCGGATGAACCGGCCGATCGGGGTCACCCGCGGATCGTCTCGGATCTTGAACATCCCGCCGTCCGCTTCGTTGAGCGGTTGCAGCTCCTCCCGCAGCTCGTCGGCGTCGGCGACCATGCTGCGGAACTTCAGCATCGAGAACTGCTTGCCGTTGCGACCCACGCGGCTGGAGCGGTACAAGACCGGACCCCGACTGCTCACCTTGATCGCGCCGGCTATGACGAGCAGTAGTGGGATGGTGAGTAGGAGCGCCACGACCGCGACTGCTATGTCGAAGAACCACTTTCCGAGGCGCTGCGCCCCCCGGTACGCCGGTTTGTCGAGATAGATCAGCGGCAGGCCGGCCACCGGCCGCATGAGCAAGCGCGGCCCCGCGATATCGACGACGCCCGGCGACACGACCAGGTCGACGTCGTAGGACTCGAGCTGCCAGATCAGTTGCTGAATGCCGCCATGCCCGAGTTCCTCGGTCGCCGTCACGGCCACCGTGTCGGCTCCGGAGAACTCCAGCGCCGCTATCACCGAGCGTTCGTCACCGAAGATCGGAATGTTCCGGCCGCCGACTTCGAGGTACTGGCCACGCTCACCGGAGTAACCCGGCACGCACACGCCGACCACGCGATGTCCGCTGGCGAGGTTGCGCGCGAACGAGGCAGCGACATCGCGAGTCGCCCGCTCCCGACCGACGATCAGCACGGCCGTCTGGCTTTCGCCGCGCTCGCGCATCCGAGCAATGGCACGGCGCACCAGCCACCGGGTGACCAGCAGCCCAGCCAGACCGAGCGGCAGAGTGACCGCGAAGTACCCACGAACGGCGTCGGCACGCAGGAGCAGAGCGGCGATAGCAGCCAGGCCGAACAGCCGCAGGGTCGCCGAGATGACGCACCGGTATTCCTCCGGCCCGCTGCCGAGCACCCGCGGCGAATGACTACCGTGCACCGCCAGCGCGC
Above is a genomic segment from Skermania piniformis containing:
- a CDS encoding sugar transferase; translation: MRHEWEPTLVRRVRVVDLVVVSGAALGAQAVGPGAPATLQQVLVVLVVIAAWLGALAVHGSHSPRVLGSGPEEYRCVISATLRLFGLAAIAALLLRADAVRGYFAVTLPLGLAGLLVTRWLVRRAIARMRERGESQTAVLIVGRERATRDVAASFARNLASGHRVVGVCVPGYSGERGQYLEVGGRNIPIFGDERSVIAALEFSGADTVAVTATEELGHGGIQQLIWQLESYDVDLVVSPGVVDIAGPRLLMRPVAGLPLIYLDKPAYRGAQRLGKWFFDIAVAVVALLLTIPLLLVIAGAIKVSSRGPVLYRSSRVGRNGKQFSMLKFRSMVADADELREELQPLNEADGGMFKIRDDPRVTPIGRFIRRYSLDELPQFVNVVKGEMSVVGPRPPLPSEVADYEGEVHRRLLVKPGMTGLWQIGGRSDLSWEETVRLDLSYVDNWSTIGDLLIVVKTVRAVLAGEGAY
- a CDS encoding glycosyltransferase gives rise to the protein MYVIDDGSDVSHIACYAPLRAFGNIELTLKKRNSGIANSLNRGFDAALANGCRFILTLDQDAIVDRSLFSALDTNVALLESTVPGEWGVVGPGILNGTRYTRATSGLVETAEIIQSGAVFNSLGLLCAGTADESLVIDSVDTDMCLRFRRAGFRVYADTALEITHPVGSGNSIELLGRRIAVTGHSASRRYTMTRNRLEMFRRHGGHEPRWLMTAVRRFLVSSVISVTIEDHRADNLRAILLGCRDFAGRALRAERSARAYVDDSAADTVGEVAVVLVVHNGVRYLEEQVRSILRQTLPPARFFLVDDGSTDGSVELVEKLIARDGRTSLVVLSAGRPRSPDLYTRIATNYVQGMVAAAGYRFIALSDQDDIWEPDRLEYQRERLRATGARLTAANGALIGPDGLTIGRTLRDEFPVPAGWTDMGPDSRLRAILRSPMATGATMMLDRRLLRTALPVPAGWLHDRWFSLVGVARDEADFDDRPVIRYRVHSAQAVGIADSAERKVVRWTLGRVRRPRAAARKMRDLAVTLRAATPDPDVRLNLSWPRILSAYLRPRPAR